From a single Phocoena sinus isolate mPhoSin1 chromosome 1, mPhoSin1.pri, whole genome shotgun sequence genomic region:
- the KCNA3 gene encoding potassium voltage-gated channel subfamily A member 3 has translation MDEHLSLLRSPPPPPSARHRAHPPQHPASGGGGGAHTLVNPGYAEPAAGPELPPDMTVVPGDHLLEPEATDGGGDPPQGGCGGGGGCDRYEPLPPALPAAGEQDCCGERVVINISGLRFETQLKTLCQFPETLLGDPKRRMRYFDPLRNEYFFDRNRPSFDAILYYYQSGGRIRRPVNVPIDIFSEEIRFYQLGEEAMEKFREDEGFLREEERPLPRRDFQRQVWLLFEYPESSGPARGIAIVSVLVILISIVIFCLETLPEFRDEKYYTASPSQELFETASNSTSGVPAGASSFSDPFFVVETLCIIWFSFELLVRFFACPSKATFSRNIMNLIDIVAIIPYFITLGTELAERQGNGQQAMSLAILRVIRLVRVFRIFKLSRHSKGLQILGQTLKASMRELGLLIFFLFIGVILFSSAVYFAEADDPTSGFSSIPDAFWWAVVTMTTVGYGDMHPVTIGGKIVGSLCAIAGVLTIALPVPVIVSNFNYFYHRETEGEEQAQYLHVGSCQHLSPSAEELRKARSNSTLSKSEYMVIEEGDMNHSAFPQTPFKTGNCTATCTMNNNPNSCVNIKKIFTDV, from the coding sequence ATGGACGAGCACCTCAGCCTCCTgcgctcgccgccgccgccgccctccGCCCGCCACCGCGCCCACCCGCCGCAGCACCCCgcgagcggcggcggcggcggcgcccaCACGCTGGTGAACCCCGGCTACGCAGAGCCCGCCGCGGGCCCCGAGCTGCCGCCGGACATGACGGTGGTGCCCGGGGACCACCTGCTGGAGCCGGAGGCGACCGACGGCGGGGGTGACCCGCCTCAGGGCGGctgcggtggcggcggcggctgcgACCGCTACGAGCCGCTGCCGCCCGCGCTGCCCGCCGCCGGCGAGCAGGACTGCTGCGGGGAGCGCGTGGTCATCAACATCTCGGGGCTGCGCTTCGAGACGCAGCTCAAGACCCTCTGCCAGTTCCCGGAGACTCTGCTGGGCGACCCCAAGCGGCGCATGAGGTACTTCGACCCGCTCCGCAATGAGTACTTTTTCGACCGCAACCGGCCCAGCTTCGACGCCATCCTCTACTACTATCAGTCCGGGGGCCGAATCCGCCGGCCGGTCAATGTGCCCATCGACATCTTCTCCGAGGAGATCCGCTTCTACCAGCTGGGCGAGGAGGCCATGGAGAAGTTCCGCGAGGACGAGGGCTTCCTGCGGGAGGAGGAGCGGCCCCTGCCCCGCCGAGATTTCCAGCGCCAGGTGTGGCTGCTCTTCGAGTACCCGGAGAGCTCCGGGCCGGCCCGGGGCATCGCCATCGTGTCCGTGCTCGTCATCCTCATCTCCATCGTCATCTTCTGCCTGGAGACGCTGCCCGAGTTCCGCGATGAGAAGTACTACACCGCCTCGCCGTCGCAGGAGCTGTTCGAGACGGCCAGCAACAGCACGTCGGGGGTTCCTGCGGGAGCCTCCAGCTTCTCCGATCCCTTCTTCGTAGTGGAGACTCTGTGCATCATCTGGTTCTCCTTTGAGCTGCTGGTGCGGTTCTTCGCTTGCCCCAGCAAAGCCACCTTCTCGCGAAATATCATGAACCTGATAGACATTGTGGCCATCATCCCTTATTTCATCACTCTGGGCACCGAGCTGGCTGAGCGACAAGGCAATGGACAGCAAGCCATGTCCCTGGCCATCCTGAGAGTCATCCGCCTGGTGAGGGTCTTCCGCATATTCAAGCTCTCCCGCCACTCCAAGGGGCTGCAGATCCTGGGGCAGACGCTGAAGGCTTCCATGCGGGAGCTAGGGctgctcatttttttcctttttattggggTCATCCTTTTCTCCAGCGCGGTGTATTTTGCGGAGGCAGACGACCCCACTTCAGGTTTTAGCAGTATCCCTGATGCCTTCTGGTGGGCTGTGGTAACCATGACGACCGTAGGTTACGGTGACATGCACCCAGTGACCATAGGGGGCAAGATTGTGGGGTCACTCTGTGCCATCGCTGGTGTCTTGACCATTGCTTTGCCAGTCCCTGTGATTGTTTCCAACTTCAATTACTTCTACCACCGGGAGACAGAAGGGGAAGAGCAAGCCCAGTACCTGCACGTGGGAAGTTGCCAGCACCTCTCCCCTTCAGCCGAGGAGCTCCGGAAAGCGAGGAGTAACTCGACTCTAAGTAAGTCGGAGTATATGGTGATCGAAGAGGGGGATATGAACCATAGCGCTTTCCCCCAGACCCCCTTCAAAACGGGCAATTGCACGGCCACCTGCACCATGAACAATAATCCCAACTCCTGTGTCAACATCAAAAAGATATTTACCGATGTTTAA